Proteins from a genomic interval of Paenibacillus sp. RC334:
- a CDS encoding DeoR/GlpR family DNA-binding transcription regulator — protein sequence MYQEERMLKIVDYLQLHKRISVDDICEFFNVSRDTARRDLVKLEEHQKIIRTRGGALLPTLDHELTRNYKERLLTVSAEKQIIGQIAANMVRDGNRIILDSSTTVQACAERLHVQECSVITNSINQADVLSEKDGVSIHLLGGRLQKEHRFVYGSSAIATLSRYFVDKAFVGVGGISLHGLSINHEEDGMLKHQMMKQADQVIILADHSKFGKNLSYRFADLYEVDIVITDRLPDPAMLDVFRRHDVEIIVP from the coding sequence ATGTATCAAGAAGAACGGATGCTAAAAATTGTGGATTACCTACAGCTTCACAAGCGTATTTCGGTGGATGATATTTGTGAATTTTTTAATGTATCACGAGATACGGCCCGCCGGGATCTGGTAAAGCTAGAGGAGCACCAGAAGATTATTCGAACCCGTGGCGGTGCCCTTCTGCCTACACTGGATCATGAATTAACCAGAAACTATAAAGAGAGACTGCTCACCGTATCCGCAGAAAAACAAATTATCGGACAAATAGCTGCCAATATGGTTCGTGACGGAAATCGCATCATACTCGACTCCTCCACCACTGTGCAGGCATGTGCCGAAAGACTCCATGTACAGGAGTGCTCGGTCATTACCAATTCGATCAATCAGGCTGATGTTCTTTCCGAAAAGGACGGCGTTTCCATTCATCTGCTCGGCGGACGCTTGCAAAAGGAGCACCGTTTTGTCTACGGTTCCTCCGCCATCGCTACCCTGTCCCGCTATTTTGTAGACAAAGCTTTTGTTGGGGTCGGGGGCATTTCTCTCCATGGACTGAGCATTAATCATGAAGAGGACGGTATGCTCAAGCACCAAATGATGAAACAGGCCGATCAGGTGATCATTCTTGCGGATCACTCCAAATTCGGCAAAAACCTTTCTTACCGCTTTGCCGATTTATACGAGGTGGATATCGTTATCACCGACCGCTTGCCAGACCCGGCCATGCTG